The DNA segment AGTTAGCGAAACTGGGTATGAGCGGAAAAGAGAAAATGGAGGAAGAGGATGCAAAGATAATACAGTCCATAAGAAAAAAGCGATTTGTTGATTAATCGCTCATCTCTATGGAAACAGGGCAGTGGTCAGAGCCCATTATTTCTGAGTGTATGTCGGGGTTTTTTGTGGTTTTGTGCGTGTCGGTGTCTACTATCATATAGTCAAGTCGCCACCCACGATTTACCTCGCGAGGTTTTGTTCCTCGCGGAAGGGAGAAGTCAAAGTTGTCCCAATATGTGTATGCCTCTTTTTTGTTTGGGTATTTTTCTCTGAAAGTGTCTATAAATTCTTCGGACAAAAAGGTTTCCATTTTTTCTCTTACAGATTTTCTGTAGCAAACATTGTTTTCATTTTTTTCTGGTTGTGCGAGGTCAATTTCTGTTCTTGCTACATTGAAGTCGCCGCCGACAATTATTTTTCTCCCATTTTTTTTACACTTTATTAGGTGCTCTCTGAATTTGCTAAAAAATTCCAGTTTGTGAGCAAACGCTTCTTCGGATTTACCACCATTGGGGACATATACAGAAAAA comes from the Candidatus Campbellbacteria bacterium genome and includes:
- a CDS encoding exodeoxyribonuclease III, which produces MKIFSWNVNGIRAVARKGSLEEFINKCKPDVALFQEIKGKPEQFDENLLSENSFRKYFHPAEKAGYSGVSVWISQKYADKIGEIKKGIPTLNDKEGRIICAEIEDLSIFSVYVPNGGKSEEAFAHKLEFFSKFREHLIKCKKNGRKIIVGGDFNVARTEIDLAQPEKNENNVCYRKSVREKMETFLSEEFIDTFREKYPNKKEAYTYWDNFDFSLPRGTKPREVNRGWRLDYMIVDTDTHKTTKNPDIHSEIMGSDHCPVSIEMSD